Proteins from a single region of Paenibacillus rhizovicinus:
- a CDS encoding GNAT family N-acetyltransferase — MYTIREITTPLTDSQKQEILSLVDANTDSVGTYVVEKNSPFYKYISMRENMRTSAYFDRLQKKDDHQTHIIVGENTIGNVIGYLLYIKDRTCADDVSICSTVVATDYRRQGVFTGMLNQLKSKCKGIGLSCSIELVGFYEKFEFQVDDQFETQVGMSWGGFGGKGEFWSVDDDDINHLPQVEFVLQIIQEELGQSFDRRLSRFNMDNVREKNKVAEFIRKYKNSHS, encoded by the coding sequence ATGTATACAATTAGAGAGATTACGACTCCATTAACAGACTCACAAAAACAAGAAATCCTGAGCCTTGTTGATGCAAACACCGACAGTGTTGGCACCTATGTAGTTGAAAAAAACTCACCATTCTATAAGTACATCAGCATGCGTGAAAATATGAGAACATCGGCTTACTTTGATCGACTACAAAAAAAAGACGATCATCAGACGCACATTATCGTGGGAGAGAATACGATCGGGAATGTTATCGGATATTTACTATATATCAAAGACAGAACGTGTGCTGATGATGTTTCGATCTGCAGTACTGTAGTCGCTACAGATTATCGCCGACAAGGAGTTTTTACAGGCATGCTTAATCAGTTAAAATCAAAGTGCAAAGGCATTGGCCTGTCATGTTCCATAGAACTTGTGGGCTTTTATGAAAAGTTCGAATTTCAGGTAGATGACCAATTCGAAACACAGGTTGGGATGTCTTGGGGGGGATTTGGCGGTAAAGGTGAATTTTGGTCCGTCGATGATGACGATATTAACCACCTCCCCCAAGTGGAATTTGTACTGCAAATTATCCAGGAAGAGTTGGGACAATCATTCGACCGGAGGCTCAGTAGATTCAACATGGATAATGTCAGAGAAAAGAATAAGGTCGCTGAATTTATTCGGAAATATAAAAATAGCCACTCCTAA